One segment of Panicum virgatum strain AP13 chromosome 3K, P.virgatum_v5, whole genome shotgun sequence DNA contains the following:
- the LOC120698727 gene encoding gibberellin receptor GID1 — MAGSDEVNRNECKTAVPIHTWVLISNFKLAYNMLRRADGTFDRDLAEYLDRRVPPDARAQEGVSSFDHVIDPSVGLEVRIYRAAATNAAGAGAAAVTLPILDFLTGAPSPDPFPVILFFHGGSFAHSSSSTAIYDNLCRRFVKLSKGVVLSVNYRRAPEHRYPCAYDDGWTALKWAMSQPFLRSGEGAQPRVFLSGDSSGGNIAHHVAVRAADAGIRICGNILLNAMFGGCERTDSERRLDGKYFVTLQDRDWYWKAYLPEDADRDHPACNPFGPNGRRLRGLPFTKSLIIVSGLDLTCDRQLAYAEGLREDGHHVKLVYREKATIGFYLLPNTDHYHEVMEEIADFLRANLL, encoded by the exons ATGGCTGGCAGCGACGAGGTCAACCGCAACGAGTGCAAG ACGGCGGTGCCGATCCACACATGGGTGCTCATCTCCAACTTCAAGCTGGCCTACAACATGCTCCGGCGGGCGGACGGCACCTTCGACCGCGACCTCGCCGAGTACCTCGACCGCCGCGTGCCGCCCGACGCGCGCGCCCAGGAGGGCGTCTCCTCCTTCGACCACGTCATCGACCCGTCCGTCGGCCTCGAGGTCCGCAtctaccgcgccgccgccaccaacgccgcgggcgcaggcgccgccgcggtcacGCTGCCCATCCTCGACTTCCTCACCGGCGCGCCgtccccggacccgttccccgtcatcctcttcttccacgGCGGCAGCTTCGCGCACTCGTCGTCCAGCACGGCCATCTACGACAACCTGTGCCGCCGGTTCGTGAAGCTGAGCAAGGGCGTGGTGCTGTCCGTCAACTACCGGCGCGCCCCCGAGCACCGGTACCCGTGCGCCTACGACGACGGCTGGACGGCGCTCAAGTGGGCCATGTCGCAGCCCTTCCtccgcagcggcgagggcgcccAGCCCCGCGTGTTCCTCTCCGGCGACTCCTCCGGCGGCAACATCGCCCACCACGtggccgtccgcgccgccgacgccgggaTCAGGATCTGCGGCAACATCCTGCTCAACGCCATGTTCGGCGGCTGCGAGCGCACCGACTCGGAGCGGCGGCTGGACGGCAAGTACTTCGTCACGCTCCAGGACAGGGACTGGTACTGGAAGGCGTACCTGCCCGAGGACGCCGACCGGGACCACCCGGCGTGCAACCCGTTCGGGCCGAACGGGCGGCGCCTCAGGGGGCTCCCCTTCACCAAGAGCCTCATCATCGTGTCGGGCCTGGACCTCACCTGCGACCGGCAGCTGGCCTACGCCGAGGGCCTCCGGGAGGACGGCCACCATGTCAAGCTCGTGTACCGCGAGAAGGCCACCATCGGCTTCTACCTGCTGCCCAACACAGACCACTACCACGAGGTCATGGAGGAGATCGCCGACTTCCTCAGGGCTAACCTCCTCTAG